In Spirochaeta lutea, the genomic stretch TTATTTTGTCGATATTAACAACCACCGGGCAGCCTACCAAATGACCGAGCATATGATCGAATGCGGAAAACGCCACCCGGCCTTCATCTCCGGGCCGCTGGAATACCAATATAATAGAGAGCGGGTCCAAGGCTTCACCGATGCCCTGGCGGCGAAGGGTATTTCCGGGGCTACCGGGGCCGTAGAGGCCTACGATACCCATCAGATCCAAGGAGAGGTTCTCCGGCTGCTCCGGGACAACCCCGGAATTGACAGCCTATTTATCGGGGCTGGGGGTGAGTTTATGCTGGATGTCATCGATCAGTTACGGAGGAATCACATCAATTTTACCCACTTCGGATTAGCCGTTTTTGATGATTATCCCTATCTAAATTTTCTTAATCCCCGTCTCACCGCCGTTCACCAACCCATTCATGAGATGGGCGTCGCAGCAACCACCATGCTCATGAAACTCATCCAAAACCAGTCTCTGGACCACCCCTCGGAGATCATTGAAACCCATATCGTTGTCCGTGGGAGCTGCGGAGAACCCACTACCTAAAAAAAACACCCAACCCCCCGAGGGTGCTGGGTGTTTTTAACCGAATACCGAAAGCTAATCGGTCCAGGGATCCAGGGTTCCGTACCCCGTGAGCAAATCCCGGAACCAGTAGTAGCTGTCTTTGGGAATGCGCTCCAGGGTCTTGTAATCATGGTATACGATACCGAAACGTCTGCTGTACCCGTGGGACCATTCGAAGTTATCAATAAAGGACCAGACGAAGTACCCCTTAATGGCAACCCCCTCTTCCCGGGCCTTGAGAACCTGGGCGATATGCCGGCTGATATAGTGCAGCCGCTGGTGATCATGGACCCGTTGAACCTTATGGTATTCAGCGCCATGACCCACAACATCGATACTCACTGAGTCGTCATAACAGGCACCGTTTTCCATAATATACTGAGGGATTCCCCCGGTGTGGTCGTGGAGCCAATGCAGCATTCGGGTAATACCCTCGGGAACCACCGGCCAGTCCATCAGGGTCCGGGGATGCCAGGAGAGGCAGTAGCGAAATCCATGCT encodes the following:
- a CDS encoding LacI family DNA-binding transcriptional regulator codes for the protein MKPKKLTINEIAEMARVSKGTVSKILNNKPGISQDTRRRVMDIVGHLDYFPNSAAQALAYQRTNNIGLVIPHEAGISLAGSYWSALITAIAQTAAGQNYNLMLLTPHIEGDLEQVYDSVLRSHKVDGLIIGAELVDKRSLSRIVLADLPLVMVGQNSEFHHYFVDINNHRAAYQMTEHMIECGKRHPAFISGPLEYQYNRERVQGFTDALAAKGISGATGAVEAYDTHQIQGEVLRLLRDNPGIDSLFIGAGGEFMLDVIDQLRRNHINFTHFGLAVFDDYPYLNFLNPRLTAVHQPIHEMGVAATTMLMKLIQNQSLDHPSEIIETHIVVRGSCGEPTT